In Quercus robur chromosome 11, dhQueRobu3.1, whole genome shotgun sequence, the following proteins share a genomic window:
- the LOC126705543 gene encoding cationic peroxidase 2-like: MASGHFSHILILFTFFLLALSASLVHGQGTRVGFYSAACPRVESIVRSTVQSHFSSDPTVAPGLLRMLFHDCFVQGCDASILISGSNTERTAGPNLLLRGYEVIDDAKTQLEAACPGIVSCADILALAARDSVVLTNGPSWVVPLGRRDGRVSLASDTANLPAFTDSVDVQKQKFSALGLNTQDLVALVGGHTIGTSACRFFQYRMYNFTKVGNGAVDPSIDPSFLPQLRALCPQNGDDSKRVALDTGSPNRFDTSYFTNLRNGRGILESDQMLWTDASTKTIVQRFLMGLNFNLEFGKSMIKMSNIGVKIGNAGEIRKICSKIN, translated from the exons ATGGCGAGTGGACATTTCAGCCATATATTGATTTTGTTTACGTTTTTCTTGCTTGCCTTGAGTGCTTCCTTGGTGCATGGCCAAGGCACAAGAGTTGGATTTTATTCTGCTGCGTGTCCTCGAGTTGAATCCATTGTTCGTTCAACAGTTCAATCTCATTTCAGTTCTGATCCCACTGTGGCACCTGGATTGTTGAGGATGCTTTTTCATGACTGTTTTGTGCAGGGTTGTGATGCCTCTATTCTTATTTCAGGGTCTAACACTGAAAGAACAGCTGGTCCTAACCTATTACTGAGAGGATATGAAGTTATTGATGATGCCAAGACACAACTTGAAGCTGCATGCCCAGGCATTGTCTCTTGTGCTGATATTCTTGCCCTTGCTGCCCGTGATTCTGTTGTTCTG ACAAATGGACCTAGTTGGGTTGTTCCCTTAGGACGCAGAGATGGGAGGGTTTCATTGGCATCTGATACTGCCAATTTGCCAGCATTCACTGACTCCGTCGATGTGCAAAAGCAAAAGTTTTCTGCTTTGGGTCTCAATACTCAAGATCTTGTGGCCCTCGTTG GAGGACACACCATAGGTACTTCAGCTTGCCGGTTCTTCCAATACAGAATGTACAATTTCACTAAAGTAGGGAATGGTGCTGTGGACCCATCTATTGATCCATCATTCCTTCCTCAACTACGAGCACTCTGCCCACAAAATGGAGATGATTCAAAGCGAGTTGCATTGGATACTGGTAGCCCTAATAGGTTTGACACCtcttattttacaaatttgagAAATGGGCGAGGGATCCTTGAGTCTGATCAAATGTTGTGGACTGATGCTTCAACAAAAACCATTGTCCAGCGCTTCTTGATGGGTCTCaactttaatttggaatttggGAAGTCCATGATTAAAATGAGTAACATTGGGGTAAAGATAGGCAATGCTGGTGAAATTCGCAAAATATGTTCCAAAATTAATTGA